Proteins from one Streptomyces sp. NBC_00390 genomic window:
- a CDS encoding LapA family protein yields MTAKKAAAGSAKTSGPREWLTPARIAVIVLTALAIVFIFENTDPVEIRILVPLVTMPLYLALLAMFVIGALCGGLFFRRRRDR; encoded by the coding sequence ATGACCGCCAAGAAAGCAGCAGCGGGCAGCGCGAAGACAAGCGGGCCGCGTGAGTGGCTCACGCCGGCCAGGATCGCCGTGATCGTGCTCACGGCCCTGGCGATCGTCTTCATCTTCGAGAACACCGACCCGGTCGAGATCCGGATACTGGTCCCCCTCGTCACCATGCCGCTCTATCTGGCCCTGCTCGCGATGTTCGTGATCGGGGCCCTGTGCGGCGGCCTCTTCTTCCGGCGGCGGCGGGACCGCTGA
- a CDS encoding GNAT family N-acetyltransferase, with translation MSETSSAIPFVATGARVGIRPFTYDDGEEFTALARQSTQHHHPWLFPPLTAEAYTAYAQRLIEHPSRAGFLVCERPSGRIAGFITVNNIVLGAFLCGAIGYGAFAHAAGRGLMREGLGLLIGHAFGPLGLHRLEANIQPGNAASLGLVRSAGFRLEGFSPDFLYIDGAWRDHERWAITREMTR, from the coding sequence GTGTCCGAGACCTCGTCCGCGATCCCTTTCGTCGCCACCGGCGCACGCGTCGGCATACGCCCCTTCACCTACGACGACGGCGAGGAGTTCACCGCGCTCGCGCGGCAGAGCACGCAGCACCACCACCCCTGGCTGTTCCCGCCGCTGACCGCCGAGGCCTATACCGCCTACGCTCAGCGGCTGATCGAGCACCCGTCCAGGGCCGGTTTCCTCGTCTGCGAACGCCCGTCGGGCCGGATCGCCGGCTTCATCACCGTCAACAACATCGTCCTCGGGGCGTTCCTGTGCGGGGCGATCGGTTACGGGGCCTTCGCGCACGCGGCCGGCCGCGGACTGATGCGGGAGGGCCTCGGGCTGCTCATCGGCCACGCCTTCGGTCCGCTCGGACTGCACCGCCTCGAGGCCAACATCCAGCCCGGCAATGCCGCTTCCCTGGGACTCGTACGCAGCGCCGGCTTCCGGCTCGAAGGCTTCTCGCCCGACTTCCTCTACATCGACGGTGCCTGGCGTGATCACGAACGCTGGGCCATCACCCGCGAGATGACCCGATGA
- a CDS encoding MBL fold metallo-hydrolase → MTEQTERTEQQPEHQTQQRRTAIVPNAHPRTTTTRRLGERRSWPRSFADRLTAPLPGVRAMARLAREGAVRPGPDGLYDIPLLPFEPGPLPDVDAATVALTWAGHASWVVRIGGLTVLTDPVWSRRILGTPARITPVGVRWDDLPPVDAVVISHNHFDHLDAPTLKRLPRHTPFFVPAGLGRWFRRRRFARVTELDWWEGAELGGVRFDFVPAHHWSKRTLTDTCRSLWGGWVLTDEGGQSVYFAGDTGYGHWFKEIGRRHPDLDLALLPIGAYAPRWWLRDVHTDPEEAVCAFDDLGARIMVPMHWATFVLSSEPVLEPLLRLRAAWERTGRPHEQLWDLPVGASRVLTAG, encoded by the coding sequence ATGACGGAACAGACGGAGCGGACCGAACAGCAGCCCGAACACCAGACGCAGCAGCGTCGGACGGCGATAGTGCCGAACGCCCACCCGCGCACCACGACCACCCGCCGCCTCGGCGAGCGCCGCAGCTGGCCCCGGTCCTTCGCCGACCGGCTGACCGCCCCGCTTCCCGGCGTGCGCGCCATGGCACGGCTCGCCCGCGAGGGCGCGGTCCGCCCCGGGCCCGACGGTCTGTACGACATTCCGCTGCTGCCGTTCGAACCGGGTCCCCTGCCCGACGTGGACGCTGCCACCGTCGCCCTGACCTGGGCCGGGCACGCCAGCTGGGTGGTGCGCATCGGCGGGCTCACCGTGCTCACCGACCCCGTCTGGTCCCGCCGTATCCTCGGCACACCGGCCAGGATCACCCCGGTCGGCGTCCGCTGGGACGATCTGCCGCCCGTCGACGCGGTCGTCATCAGCCACAACCACTTCGACCATCTGGACGCGCCCACCCTCAAACGGCTGCCGCGCCACACCCCGTTCTTCGTCCCCGCGGGCCTGGGCCGCTGGTTCCGGCGCCGCCGGTTCGCCAGGGTGACCGAACTGGACTGGTGGGAGGGTGCGGAGCTGGGCGGCGTACGGTTCGACTTCGTACCGGCGCACCACTGGTCCAAGCGGACCCTCACAGACACCTGCCGCTCGCTGTGGGGCGGCTGGGTGCTCACCGACGAGGGCGGGCAGTCGGTGTACTTCGCCGGGGACACCGGATACGGGCACTGGTTCAAGGAGATCGGCCGCCGCCACCCCGATCTCGATCTGGCGCTGCTGCCGATCGGCGCGTACGCCCCGCGCTGGTGGCTCCGCGATGTGCACACCGACCCGGAGGAGGCCGTGTGCGCCTTCGACGACCTCGGGGCGCGGATCATGGTCCCGATGCACTGGGCGACATTCGTGCTCTCCTCGGAGCCGGTGCTGGAACCGCTGCTGCGGCTGCGGGCCGCGTGGGAACGCACGGGCCGCCCGCACGAGCAGCTGTGGGACCTGCCGGTCGGGGCCTCGCGCGTACTGACCGCAGGCTGA
- a CDS encoding methyltransferase domain-containing protein: MPEETAVYTHGHHESVLRSHTWRTAENSAAYLLGELRPGLDVLDVGCGPGTITADLAALVAPGRVTAVDAAEDVLHQARAHAAERGLDNVHFAVADVHALDFPDDSFDVVHAHQVLQHVGDPVQALREMRRVCRPGGVVAARDSDYGAFTWFPELPALTEWQELYRRVARANGGEPDAGRRLLSWARGAGFTDITPSAASWCFATPADRAWWSGLWADRTVASVYARLAVEGGHTTRERLSAVADAWRAWGADEDAWFMVPHGEVLCRV, translated from the coding sequence ATGCCCGAAGAGACCGCCGTCTACACCCACGGCCACCACGAGTCGGTACTGCGCTCGCACACCTGGCGCACCGCCGAGAACTCCGCGGCCTATCTGCTCGGCGAGCTCCGCCCCGGCCTGGACGTGCTGGACGTCGGCTGCGGCCCTGGCACGATCACCGCCGACCTGGCCGCCCTGGTCGCGCCGGGCCGGGTCACTGCGGTCGACGCCGCCGAGGACGTACTGCACCAGGCTCGCGCCCATGCCGCCGAACGAGGCCTGGACAATGTCCACTTCGCCGTCGCGGACGTCCACGCGCTGGACTTCCCCGACGACTCCTTCGACGTCGTCCACGCGCACCAGGTACTGCAGCATGTCGGCGACCCGGTGCAGGCTCTGCGTGAGATGCGGCGGGTCTGCCGCCCCGGCGGTGTCGTCGCGGCACGCGACAGCGACTACGGGGCGTTCACCTGGTTCCCCGAACTCCCCGCGCTCACCGAGTGGCAGGAGCTGTACCGACGGGTGGCCCGCGCGAACGGCGGCGAGCCCGATGCCGGGCGTCGGCTGCTGTCCTGGGCCCGTGGCGCGGGCTTCACCGACATCACCCCGTCGGCCGCTTCCTGGTGCTTCGCCACCCCCGCGGACCGCGCGTGGTGGAGCGGTCTGTGGGCCGACCGCACGGTCGCCTCGGTGTACGCGCGACTTGCGGTCGAGGGGGGCCACACCACGCGGGAGAGGCTGTCGGCCGTCGCGGACGCCTGGCGTGCGTGGGGCGCGGACGAGGACGCGTGGTTCATGGTCCCGCACGGCGAGGTGCTGTGCCGGGTGTGA
- a CDS encoding DedA family protein: MRAQLTEALGQLSEVVRRLPPESTQQAVGYPSLFLLVFVGALVPVVPTGAVVSSAAVVAFHHTAPPALLFVFLVASLAAFLGDVALYWLGQRGLRSKNGSRGLAALSERAAPDRLDQAQRKLDEHGVMVLVLSRLVPAGRIPVMLACLLATMPMRRFVRGDVPACLAWAATYGLIGIVGGSLFAEPWQGVLAAVALTVVISGAPALWRRLRRGPAGGQHT; the protein is encoded by the coding sequence GTGAGAGCGCAGCTCACCGAGGCGCTCGGACAGCTCTCGGAAGTGGTGCGGCGACTCCCCCCGGAGTCGACGCAGCAGGCCGTGGGCTATCCGTCGCTGTTCCTGCTGGTTTTCGTAGGAGCGCTCGTGCCCGTGGTGCCGACCGGGGCGGTGGTCAGCTCGGCGGCCGTGGTGGCCTTCCATCACACGGCCCCGCCGGCGCTGCTGTTCGTGTTCCTCGTTGCCTCGCTGGCCGCGTTCCTCGGTGATGTCGCCCTGTACTGGCTCGGGCAGCGCGGCCTGCGGTCGAAGAACGGTTCGCGCGGGCTGGCCGCCCTGAGCGAGCGTGCCGCGCCGGACCGGCTCGACCAGGCCCAGCGCAAACTCGATGAGCACGGGGTGATGGTGCTGGTGCTCTCGCGGCTGGTGCCGGCCGGACGGATTCCCGTGATGCTGGCCTGTCTGCTGGCCACGATGCCGATGCGGCGCTTCGTACGCGGGGACGTCCCGGCGTGCCTCGCGTGGGCGGCGACGTACGGGCTGATCGGCATCGTGGGTGGCTCGCTCTTCGCGGAGCCGTGGCAGGGCGTGCTCGCGGCGGTGGCACTGACGGTGGTGATCAGCGGAGCGCCGGCGCTGTGGCGCCGGCTGCGGCGGGGACCGGCGGGCGGACAGCACACCTGA
- a CDS encoding GntR family transcriptional regulator: MAASGQQRRPVVVLYERIADAIHEGTYPPGSTLPSEPRLAAELGVSRPALREALLLLQEDGLLSVRRGVGRTVSDRPPRRGYEHIQPLEELLSSGSPLRVRPLLRAMEEPTDFTTQHLLAPARAELRFWESLLVGEDAATALSHEWAAQDATLQARHPAFAQALEVAQDAPVSMLSVLTAASKGVALTAHSAVSATLLGRRRGDLLDRAADTPAVLVTQVVRVGDTPVLAAKHMLPTGAPALPVLQSN, translated from the coding sequence GTGGCAGCCAGCGGGCAGCAGCGGAGACCGGTCGTCGTCCTGTACGAGCGGATCGCGGACGCCATCCACGAGGGCACCTATCCGCCCGGATCGACGCTGCCGTCGGAGCCCCGGCTCGCCGCCGAGCTGGGGGTCAGCCGCCCGGCGCTGCGCGAGGCGCTGCTGCTGCTCCAGGAGGACGGACTGCTCTCGGTACGCCGGGGCGTGGGCCGGACCGTCAGCGACCGGCCGCCGCGGCGCGGCTACGAGCACATCCAGCCGCTGGAGGAGCTGCTGTCCTCGGGCTCGCCGCTGCGGGTGCGGCCGCTGCTGCGCGCGATGGAGGAGCCGACCGACTTCACCACGCAGCATCTGCTGGCCCCGGCCCGGGCGGAGCTGCGTTTCTGGGAGTCATTGCTGGTCGGCGAGGATGCGGCGACGGCACTCAGCCACGAGTGGGCGGCGCAGGACGCGACACTGCAGGCCAGGCACCCGGCCTTCGCGCAGGCCCTGGAGGTGGCGCAGGACGCGCCGGTGTCGATGCTGTCGGTCCTGACGGCGGCCTCGAAGGGCGTGGCCCTGACCGCCCACAGCGCGGTGAGCGCGACCCTGCTGGGCAGGCGCCGCGGCGACCTGCTGGACCGGGCGGCGGACACCCCGGCGGTACTGGTCACGCAGGTGGTCCGGGTGGGCGACACCCCGGTCCTGGCGGCGAAGCACATGCTCCCGACGGGGGCACCGGCGCTGCCGGTGCTCCAGTCCAACTGA
- a CDS encoding adenosine deaminase: MHLSDILRAPKAVLHDHLDGGLRPATIIELARECGYRDLPTEDPAALAVWFRDAADSGSLERYLETFAHTCAVMQTREALERIAAECAEDLAADGVVYAEVRYAPEQHQERGLTLDEVVDAVNAGFREGEHRAGGRITVRALLTGMRHTERSLEIAELTVAHRERGVAGFDIAGGEIGNPPARHLPAFQHLKRHNCHFTIHAGEAVGAESIHEAVQICGAERIGHGVRITDDITVHDDGTARLGHLASYVRDNGIALEVCPTSNLQTGAAKDYATHPIDLLRRLGFRITLNTDNRLVSGTTMSQEFQHMVDAFGYGPEVFEEFTVAAIESAFLPLPERQRLIREVVRPGYAALAR, translated from the coding sequence ATGCACTTGTCTGACATCCTTCGCGCGCCCAAGGCCGTCCTTCATGACCACCTCGACGGTGGACTGCGTCCGGCCACGATCATCGAGCTGGCCCGCGAGTGCGGCTACCGCGATCTGCCCACCGAGGACCCCGCCGCGCTCGCGGTCTGGTTCCGGGACGCCGCGGACTCCGGCTCGCTGGAGCGCTACCTGGAGACCTTCGCCCACACCTGCGCGGTGATGCAGACCCGCGAGGCGCTGGAGCGCATCGCGGCGGAGTGCGCCGAGGACCTGGCGGCAGACGGTGTCGTCTATGCCGAGGTGCGGTATGCGCCCGAGCAGCACCAGGAGCGCGGGCTCACCCTCGACGAGGTCGTGGACGCGGTCAACGCGGGCTTCCGCGAGGGCGAGCACCGCGCCGGGGGACGGATCACGGTCCGTGCGCTGCTCACGGGCATGCGGCACACCGAACGCTCCCTGGAGATAGCCGAGTTGACCGTGGCCCACCGTGAGCGCGGGGTCGCCGGCTTCGACATCGCGGGAGGCGAGATCGGCAACCCGCCGGCCCGCCATCTGCCGGCCTTCCAGCATCTGAAGCGGCACAACTGCCACTTCACCATCCACGCCGGCGAGGCGGTCGGCGCCGAGTCCATCCACGAGGCCGTGCAGATCTGCGGTGCCGAGCGGATCGGGCACGGCGTGCGCATCACCGACGACATCACGGTGCATGACGACGGAACGGCCCGGCTCGGACACCTCGCCTCGTACGTCCGCGACAACGGCATCGCGCTGGAGGTCTGCCCGACCTCCAACCTCCAGACGGGCGCGGCCAAGGACTACGCAACGCACCCGATCGACCTGCTGCGCCGCCTCGGCTTCCGCATCACGCTCAACACGGACAACCGTCTGGTCTCCGGCACCACGATGAGCCAGGAGTTCCAGCACATGGTGGACGCTTTCGGGTACGGCCCCGAGGTCTTCGAGGAGTTCACGGTCGCGGCGATCGAGTCGGCGTTCCTGCCCCTGCCGGAGCGGCAGCGGCTGATCCGCGAGGTGGTGCGGCCGGGGTACGCGGCGCTCGCCCGCTGA
- a CDS encoding S66 peptidase family protein has translation MTLTPLAPLTRPARLGPGARVAVVAPSGPVPGERLDAGLEILRGWDLEPVVMPHVREQHPHLWYLSATDHDRARDLTEAWCDPTVSAVICARGGYGAQRMVDLIDWAAIRAAGPKVFVGYSDVTALHEAFAVRMGLATLHGPMVGAVTFLKDLATQESLRATLFAPESVRTLGLDTARTMAPGRARGITLGGCVSLLAADLGTPAARPSARGGLLLIEDVGEEDYRLDRILTQLLRSGWLDGVAGIALGSWAECGPYEQVRAVLLDRLGGLGVPVIEELGFGHCESTLTMPLGVGAVLDAEARTLTLDEPALR, from the coding sequence GTGACCCTCACACCGCTCGCACCCCTGACGCGCCCGGCCCGCCTCGGGCCCGGGGCCCGGGTCGCCGTCGTCGCGCCGAGCGGTCCGGTACCGGGGGAGCGGCTGGACGCCGGACTGGAGATCCTGCGCGGCTGGGACCTGGAGCCGGTGGTGATGCCCCATGTCCGCGAGCAGCACCCGCACTTGTGGTACCTCTCGGCGACGGACCACGACCGGGCCCGGGATCTGACCGAGGCCTGGTGCGACCCGACGGTCTCGGCGGTGATCTGCGCGCGCGGCGGGTACGGCGCCCAGCGCATGGTCGACCTGATCGACTGGGCCGCGATTCGGGCGGCCGGCCCCAAGGTCTTCGTCGGCTACAGCGATGTCACCGCCCTGCACGAGGCCTTCGCCGTCCGCATGGGCCTGGCCACCCTGCACGGACCCATGGTCGGCGCCGTGACCTTCCTCAAGGACCTCGCCACCCAGGAGTCGCTGCGGGCCACGCTGTTCGCACCCGAGTCGGTCCGCACTCTCGGCCTCGACACGGCGCGCACGATGGCGCCGGGCAGGGCCCGGGGCATCACGCTCGGCGGCTGCGTCAGCCTGCTCGCCGCGGACCTGGGCACCCCTGCGGCCCGGCCGTCCGCCCGCGGCGGGCTGCTGCTGATCGAGGACGTGGGGGAGGAGGACTACCGACTGGACCGCATCCTCACCCAACTCCTGCGCTCCGGCTGGCTGGACGGTGTCGCCGGTATCGCCCTCGGGTCATGGGCGGAGTGCGGTCCCTACGAGCAGGTACGTGCGGTACTGCTCGACCGGCTCGGGGGCCTCGGTGTCCCCGTGATCGAGGAACTGGGCTTCGGACACTGCGAGAGCACGCTGACCATGCCGCTGGGCGTCGGGGCGGTGCTGGACGCGGAGGCGCGGACCCTGACGCTGGACGAGCCGGCCCTGCGCTGA
- a CDS encoding bifunctional phosphatase PAP2/diacylglycerol kinase family protein, producing MTHPHAATTTPNLRRRIRALLSGWDRQVLHTVHARKWPGSEPVLPRLSRSANHGVLWFGTAAAIATLGRGARSRRAAVRGVASLALASAVINTVAKRSVRRSRPLLDAVPVIRQLKRQPFTTSFPSGHAASAAAFATGVAMESKGWGAAVAPVAASVAFSRVYTGVHYPSDVLVGAALGVGAAFAVRGLVPTRSQLPPPSPSAAVAPALPDGEGLVVVANPRSGTADAADAVRDALPLAEVVECAPEELTSALESAAGHARALGVVGGDGTVNLAATVATAHGLPLAVFPGGTFNHFAYDLGIESVQDTCRALAEGDAVRVDLGRFTPGPDGGRSGHFLNTLSLGVYPELVRIRERWEARIGSWPAGVLAATRVLRGEHPLEVDVHGQRRPMWLLFAGNCMYRGVGPTPGHRENLADGLLDVRVVHAGRLPGLRLLAAALAGPLSRSPVHAARPVHRLRVTGIADGTPLAYDGEVTKISGELVVDKKVAALTVYRPQTLL from the coding sequence ATGACCCACCCTCATGCGGCGACCACGACCCCGAACCTCCGGCGGCGCATCCGCGCGCTCCTCAGTGGCTGGGACCGGCAGGTCCTGCATACCGTGCACGCGCGGAAGTGGCCCGGCTCCGAGCCCGTGCTGCCGCGGCTGAGCCGTAGCGCCAACCACGGGGTGCTCTGGTTCGGCACGGCCGCCGCCATCGCCACGCTCGGGCGCGGTGCCCGCTCGCGGCGGGCAGCCGTGCGCGGCGTCGCTTCGCTCGCGCTGGCGTCGGCCGTCATCAACACGGTCGCCAAGCGGAGCGTGCGCAGGTCGCGGCCGCTGCTGGACGCGGTGCCGGTGATACGGCAGTTGAAGCGGCAGCCGTTCACCACATCGTTCCCGTCCGGGCATGCGGCGTCGGCTGCGGCGTTCGCGACCGGGGTCGCGATGGAGTCCAAGGGCTGGGGCGCGGCGGTCGCCCCCGTGGCCGCCTCGGTCGCCTTCTCCCGGGTCTACACGGGGGTGCACTATCCGAGCGATGTGCTCGTCGGTGCCGCGCTGGGCGTGGGTGCCGCGTTCGCGGTCCGTGGGCTGGTGCCGACGAGGTCGCAGCTGCCCCCGCCCAGCCCTTCGGCGGCGGTGGCGCCCGCACTGCCGGACGGCGAGGGACTCGTGGTCGTGGCCAACCCGCGGTCCGGCACGGCCGACGCCGCGGACGCGGTGCGCGACGCACTCCCGCTCGCCGAGGTCGTGGAGTGCGCGCCCGAGGAGCTGACGAGTGCGCTGGAGAGCGCGGCGGGTCACGCACGCGCCCTCGGCGTCGTCGGCGGTGACGGGACGGTCAACCTCGCGGCGACGGTGGCCACGGCCCACGGGCTCCCGCTCGCCGTCTTCCCCGGCGGCACGTTCAATCACTTCGCCTATGACCTGGGCATCGAGTCGGTCCAGGACACCTGCCGGGCTCTCGCGGAGGGCGACGCCGTCCGGGTCGACCTCGGGCGTTTCACGCCTGGCCCGGACGGCGGTCGGTCCGGTCATTTCCTCAACACCCTGAGCCTGGGCGTCTATCCGGAGCTGGTCCGCATCCGCGAACGCTGGGAAGCACGGATCGGCAGCTGGCCGGCCGGCGTACTGGCCGCGACGCGCGTCCTGCGGGGTGAGCATCCGCTGGAGGTCGACGTGCACGGCCAAAGGCGGCCGATGTGGCTGCTGTTCGCGGGGAACTGCATGTACCGGGGGGTCGGACCTACACCCGGTCACCGGGAGAATCTGGCCGACGGACTGCTGGACGTCCGGGTGGTGCACGCGGGCCGCCTCCCCGGTCTGCGGCTGCTGGCCGCGGCCCTGGCCGGGCCGCTGAGCCGCTCGCCGGTTCATGCCGCGCGGCCCGTGCACCGCCTGCGCGTCACCGGGATCGCGGACGGGACACCGCTGGCGTACGACGGTGAAGTCACCAAAATCTCGGGCGAGTTGGTGGTCGACAAGAAGGTGGCGGCGCTCACGGTCTACCGTCCGCAGACCCTCCTGTAG
- a CDS encoding MBL fold metallo-hydrolase: MPVEVTWWGHATCTIEDSGVRVLTDPLFVRRLAHLRRRRGKLPPVEARAASAVLVSHLHSDHLHLASLALLAPGTRLIVPCGAARSVPALRRLAAGAGLPITEVAAGDEVRVEELVVRAVPAAHDGRRLPLGPHRSPALGYVVSGEERTYFAGDTGLFDSMADEVGPVDVALLPVGGWGPFLGHGHLDAGRAAQALAALAPRAAVPVHYGTYWPIGMDAIRPHEFYAPGDEFARKAARLAPKVTVHRLGHGERVRPGAAQ; encoded by the coding sequence GTGCCGGTCGAGGTCACCTGGTGGGGGCATGCCACTTGCACGATCGAGGATTCCGGCGTCCGGGTGCTCACCGACCCGCTGTTCGTACGGCGGCTGGCACATCTGCGCAGACGGCGCGGGAAACTACCACCCGTCGAGGCGAGGGCCGCCTCGGCCGTCCTCGTCTCCCATCTGCACTCCGACCACCTCCATCTCGCCTCGCTGGCCCTTCTCGCGCCCGGCACGCGTCTGATCGTGCCGTGCGGCGCGGCACGCTCCGTACCGGCGCTGCGGCGGCTCGCCGCCGGGGCCGGCCTGCCGATCACCGAGGTCGCCGCGGGCGACGAGGTGCGGGTGGAGGAGCTGGTGGTACGGGCCGTACCGGCCGCGCACGACGGGCGCCGCCTGCCGCTGGGCCCGCACCGGTCGCCGGCGCTCGGCTATGTCGTCAGCGGTGAGGAGCGCACGTACTTCGCCGGGGACACAGGTCTGTTCGACTCGATGGCCGACGAGGTCGGACCGGTCGATGTGGCGCTGCTGCCGGTCGGCGGCTGGGGGCCGTTTCTGGGACACGGGCATCTGGACGCGGGCCGGGCCGCCCAGGCGCTGGCCGCGCTCGCGCCGCGCGCGGCCGTACCCGTGCACTACGGCACGTACTGGCCGATCGGGATGGACGCGATCCGCCCGCACGAGTTCTACGCCCCCGGTGACGAGTTCGCGCGCAAGGCGGCGCGGCTGGCGCCGAAGGTGACGGTGCACAGGCTCGGCCACGGCGAACGGGTCAGGCCGGGGGCCGCACAGTGA
- a CDS encoding aminotransferase class I/II-fold pyridoxal phosphate-dependent enzyme, whose protein sequence is MQRTAPEGRGPVRYGPHAPEPGLPVPDELGAVLSAAAGLVGPEPPGGGPVLREAAVGYWWRRGLHSRASDVVAASGAQPLLFALLGAYAGDVLMPRPCPAWWTPQVRLLGRPAYHVPTPAECGGVPDPFALLETVRRVRAEGGRPRLLLISVADDPTATVAPPETVREACEAAVGEGLHIISDETWRDTLHRRHDTVLVSPAEMCPDDVTVLSDLAGALTPAAWPVAVARFPATGAGAARRARTLDILNALGAVVAAPIAAAAAHALDEPPVVADRAEKAAALHGHVAAAAHRAVLVSGALARPPQAGCHLYADLGPLRARLAERGVTDSMELEDHLTDRLQAPAPGGHRFGDELGALRVRLSTGPLLGETEEQRLESLAAPQPLELPHVAEALRKFASAFDELR, encoded by the coding sequence ATGCAGCGCACGGCTCCGGAAGGGCGCGGCCCCGTCCGATACGGACCGCATGCTCCCGAACCCGGCCTGCCCGTACCGGACGAACTCGGTGCCGTGCTCTCGGCAGCCGCCGGACTCGTCGGGCCCGAGCCGCCGGGCGGCGGGCCCGTGCTTCGGGAGGCGGCCGTCGGCTACTGGTGGCGCCGCGGACTGCACAGCCGGGCGAGCGACGTCGTCGCCGCGTCCGGAGCGCAGCCCCTCCTGTTCGCGCTGCTCGGCGCGTACGCCGGTGACGTGCTGATGCCCCGCCCCTGCCCCGCCTGGTGGACTCCGCAGGTCCGGCTGCTGGGGCGGCCCGCCTACCATGTGCCGACCCCGGCGGAGTGCGGCGGCGTACCGGACCCGTTCGCGCTGCTGGAGACCGTACGCAGGGTGCGTGCCGAGGGCGGCAGACCCCGGCTGCTCCTGATCTCCGTCGCCGACGACCCGACCGCCACCGTCGCCCCGCCGGAGACCGTGCGCGAGGCGTGCGAGGCCGCCGTCGGCGAAGGGCTGCACATCATCAGCGACGAGACCTGGCGCGACACCCTGCACCGGCGGCACGACACAGTGCTGGTCAGCCCCGCCGAGATGTGCCCCGACGACGTCACCGTCCTCAGCGACCTCGCCGGCGCACTCACCCCCGCCGCCTGGCCCGTGGCAGTCGCCCGCTTCCCCGCCACCGGTGCGGGCGCCGCCCGGCGGGCGCGGACCCTCGACATCCTCAACGCCCTCGGCGCGGTGGTGGCGGCCCCGATCGCCGCTGCCGCCGCGCACGCACTCGACGAGCCCCCTGTCGTGGCCGACCGGGCCGAGAAGGCCGCCGCGCTGCACGGGCACGTGGCGGCCGCCGCGCACCGCGCGGTGCTCGTGTCCGGCGCGCTCGCCAGGCCGCCGCAGGCCGGCTGCCACCTCTATGCCGACCTCGGCCCGCTGCGCGCCCGCCTCGCAGAGCGGGGCGTCACCGACTCCATGGAACTCGAGGACCATCTCACCGACCGGCTCCAGGCACCCGCACCCGGCGGTCACCGGTTCGGCGACGAACTGGGGGCCCTGCGGGTGCGGTTGTCCACCGGTCCGCTGCTGGGGGAGACCGAAGAGCAGCGGCTGGAGTCACTCGCCGCGCCGCAGCCCCTGGAACTGCCCCATGTCGCCGAGGCGTTGAGGAAATTCGCCTCGGCCTTCGACGAACTGCGCTGA
- a CDS encoding VOC family protein, with translation MEILGTTLRICVDDLEASVAFYERLTGAPPLRFERGGVSVAAVGCFLLMSGPEPELEVLRKVSATIAVKDVDDAYATLTAVGATIVAGPLATPVGRNLIAVHPDGAVFEYVDRKPAA, from the coding sequence ATGGAGATTCTCGGAACCACCCTCCGAATCTGCGTCGACGATCTGGAGGCATCGGTGGCCTTCTACGAACGTCTCACCGGCGCGCCCCCGTTGCGCTTCGAGCGCGGCGGGGTGTCGGTGGCGGCGGTCGGCTGTTTCCTGTTGATGAGCGGACCGGAGCCGGAGCTGGAGGTGCTGCGGAAGGTGTCGGCGACGATCGCGGTCAAGGACGTGGACGACGCGTACGCCACGCTCACCGCGGTCGGCGCGACGATCGTCGCGGGCCCGCTGGCAACGCCGGTGGGCCGCAACCTGATCGCGGTGCACCCGGACGGCGCGGTCTTCGAGTACGTCGACCGCAAACCGGCGGCCTGA